The DNA window GTCGCAACGTCAGCCGGGTCACGCGGGTGCCGATGCAGAAGGCCCAGGCCGACGAAGCGGTGGGGCCGCAAGAAGCGCCGCCCGTCCCCTTCCTGGCGGCCATTCCGCCCGGTGAAAGCGAACTGCAGTTCGAAGCGCCAGCTGCCGGTGCGAGCCCCAACTTTGTCTCTGGTCTGAGCGCATCGTCTCCGCTGCTGCCGGCGGGCTCGGAGTCGGGCCTCGCCAGTGGCGGCAATGAGCTCAACGATCCCGCCTGGGGCCCCAGCTGGA is part of the Candidatus Hydrogenedentota bacterium genome and encodes:
- a CDS encoding PEP-CTERM sorting domain-containing protein — protein: RNVSRVTRVPMQKAQADEAVGPQEAPPVPFLAAIPPGESELQFEAPAAGASPNFVSGLSASSPLLPAGSESGLASGGNELNDPAWGPSWTTSGGLPLSPITFAGGGGTGGGGGGGIPGIPGIPGIPGIPGIPGLPGGVPDPGSLPVTPIPEPSTYALMALGLGLVAWAARRR